Part of the Tolypothrix sp. PCC 7910 genome, AACGTCAACCCAAGGTGGGGAAAAGCGATCAACTTTATCTAGGACGGAGTTTAGATGTTCTACTCGATCGTGCCGAAGAAAGTCGAGTGCGGATGAAAGATGGCTTCATCTCCATAGAACATATGCTTCTAGCTTTTGCTGAGGACGATCGCATCGGGCGGAAGCTCCTCCAACGCTTTAATGTTGATAGTAGTAAGCTAGAGGCGGCAATCAAAACTGTGCGCGGTAGTCAAAAGGTGACCGATCAAAATCCCGAGTCGCGCTACGAAGCTTTGCAAAAATTTGGACGAGATTTAACAGAACAGGCAAAAGCAGGGAAGCTAGACCCAGTAATTGGGCGAGATGACGAAATCCGCAGAGTTATTCAGGTATTATCGCGCCGGAGTAAGAATAATCCCGTTTTAATTGGTGAACCTGGGGTAGGTAAAACTGCGATCGCGGAAGCCTTAGCACAGCGCATGGTAAACGGTGACGTTCCCGAATCGCTGAAAAACCGCCAGCTAATTTCTTTAGATATTGGTAGTCTAATTGCTGGAGCTAAATACCGAGGTGAGTTTGAAGACCGTTTAAAAGCTGTTTTGCGGGAAGTTACAGAATCAAACGGGCAAATAGTACTGTTTATTGACGAGTTGCATACCGTTGTGGGTACAGGTTCCAACCAGCAAGGGGCAATGGATGCAGGAAATTTGCTCAAACCCATGCTGGCGCGGGGCGAATTACGCTGTATTGGGGCGACAACCTTAGATGAATTCCGCAAACACATTGAGAAAGACGCAGCTTTAGAACGGCGTTTTCAACAAGTATTTGTCGATCAGCCCAGCGTTGAAAATACCATTTCTATTCTGCGGGGGCTAAAAGAACGTTACGAAGTTCATCACAACGTCAAAATTTCCGATTCTGCACTCGTAGCCGCAGCTACATTGTCAGCGCGTTACATTTCTGACCGCTTTTTACCAGATAAAGCCATTGACTTAGTAGATGAAGCCGCAGCCCAGCTGAAAATGGAGATTACCTCCAAACCTGCAGAACTGGAAACTATTGATCGGCGCTTGATGCAGCTAGAAATGGAAAAGCTGTCATTAGCGGGGGAAGACAAAGGTACTGCTCAAACCAAAGAACGTTTGCAGCGTATTGAGCAAGAAATTACCACCTTGACAGCCAAGCAGCAAAAATTTAACGACCAATGGCAAGGTGAAAAGCAGATATTAGAAGCGATTAGTGCTTTAAAGAAAGAAGAAGACGCTTTGCGAGTGCAAATTGAGCAAGCCGAACGTGACTATGACCTCAACAAAGCTGCTCAATTGAAGTATGGCAAATTAGAGGGACTGCAGCGCGATCGCGAAGCTAAAGAAGCGCAACTGTTAAAAATTCAAAGCTCAGGTTCTACGCTACTGCGCGAACAAGTAACAGAAGCAGATATTGCGGAAATCGTCGCTAAATGGACAGGGATTCCCGTAAATCGCCTGATGGCATCGGAAAGGCAGAAATTGCTGCAATTAGAGCATCATTTGCATGAACGCGTCATCGGTCAGCAAGAAGCAGTCGCTGCTGTGTCCGCCGCCATTCGTCGTGCTAGGGCGGGGATGAAAGACCCCGGCCGTCCTATCGGTTCATTTTTATTCATGGGGCCGACAGGGGTAGGTAAAACTGAACTAGCCCGTGCTTTAGCACAGTTTCTCTTTGATTCTGATGATGCTTTGGTACGTCTAGATATGTCCGAGTATATGGAGAAGCACTCGGTTTCTCGGTTGGTGGGCGCGCCTCCAGGGTATGTAGGCTATGAAGAAGGCGGTCAGCTTTCCGAAGTCGTGCGCCGTCATCCTTACTCGGTGGTGCTATTAGATGAAGTGGAAAAAGCCCACCCCGATGTCTTTAATATTTTGTTGCAAGTCTTGGATGATGG contains:
- the clpB gene encoding ATP-dependent chaperone ClpB gives rise to the protein MQPTDPNKFTDKAWEAIVKSQDIVRAYQQQQLDVEHLIIALLEEPTSIAIRILARAEVDPVALQEPLEAFTKRQPKVGKSDQLYLGRSLDVLLDRAEESRVRMKDGFISIEHMLLAFAEDDRIGRKLLQRFNVDSSKLEAAIKTVRGSQKVTDQNPESRYEALQKFGRDLTEQAKAGKLDPVIGRDDEIRRVIQVLSRRSKNNPVLIGEPGVGKTAIAEALAQRMVNGDVPESLKNRQLISLDIGSLIAGAKYRGEFEDRLKAVLREVTESNGQIVLFIDELHTVVGTGSNQQGAMDAGNLLKPMLARGELRCIGATTLDEFRKHIEKDAALERRFQQVFVDQPSVENTISILRGLKERYEVHHNVKISDSALVAAATLSARYISDRFLPDKAIDLVDEAAAQLKMEITSKPAELETIDRRLMQLEMEKLSLAGEDKGTAQTKERLQRIEQEITTLTAKQQKFNDQWQGEKQILEAISALKKEEDALRVQIEQAERDYDLNKAAQLKYGKLEGLQRDREAKEAQLLKIQSSGSTLLREQVTEADIAEIVAKWTGIPVNRLMASERQKLLQLEHHLHERVIGQQEAVAAVSAAIRRARAGMKDPGRPIGSFLFMGPTGVGKTELARALAQFLFDSDDALVRLDMSEYMEKHSVSRLVGAPPGYVGYEEGGQLSEVVRRHPYSVVLLDEVEKAHPDVFNILLQVLDDGRITDSQGRTVDFRNTVIVMTSNIGSEHILDVSGDDSKYEMMRNRVTEALRSHFRPEFLNRVDDIILFHTLSRSEMRHIIRIQLKRVENLLKEQKISFDISAPACDYLVETGYDPVYGARPLKRAIQREIENPIATKLLENTFIPGDTIVIDKGEAGLTFSKKQSVKVATPSATVQLLEPTVDV